A stretch of the Pseudobacteriovorax antillogorgiicola genome encodes the following:
- a CDS encoding tyrosine-type recombinase/integrase — MKAHPESVKRFLLALKASGKSPSTIESYCRDAADFLLYLNDCAIRTDEVEPETLLAYQAQLGSSERDNSVRRKIIGIRQFFRFLADEDRTYTSPLDHVPIPERDESLPEGLADEDIDEILLILKAQPKGIKTQRDLAILHLLAFEGLKATEVINLKWTHLFLGAERATMQLHGNRSRTIELSPTTFAALTAYRDAFTERAQGFSFEKESLFISFKGRDFATILPKMSRHGLKFLVYELGHLAGIKHLNTELLRHYAVQFQLGLGKSPGDIMAHFGLRRLGNIGKHAQKWRRQEEQDNSKS, encoded by the coding sequence ATGAAGGCACACCCAGAATCCGTGAAGAGATTTCTGCTCGCTTTGAAGGCCAGCGGCAAAAGCCCTTCTACAATCGAATCGTACTGTCGCGATGCAGCAGACTTCCTGCTGTACCTAAACGATTGTGCGATCCGCACCGATGAGGTAGAGCCAGAAACTTTGCTAGCCTACCAAGCCCAGCTAGGATCTTCGGAGCGCGATAACTCCGTCAGGCGTAAGATCATAGGAATTCGTCAGTTTTTTCGTTTCCTAGCCGATGAAGACCGCACTTATACATCACCTCTCGATCACGTGCCGATACCGGAGCGCGATGAATCACTCCCTGAAGGCCTTGCAGATGAAGATATTGACGAAATTCTCTTGATCTTAAAGGCGCAACCCAAGGGGATCAAAACCCAACGGGACCTAGCTATTCTCCATCTTCTAGCGTTTGAAGGCTTGAAGGCCACGGAAGTGATTAATCTGAAATGGACTCATTTATTTCTGGGTGCTGAAAGAGCAACGATGCAGCTCCACGGCAACCGATCGCGAACGATAGAACTTTCCCCTACAACATTCGCAGCGCTAACTGCCTATCGGGACGCATTTACGGAGCGAGCTCAAGGATTCAGCTTCGAAAAAGAAAGCCTCTTTATATCGTTTAAAGGCCGTGACTTCGCCACTATCTTACCCAAGATGAGCCGTCATGGGCTCAAGTTTCTCGTCTACGAACTAGGCCATCTTGCTGGAATCAAACACCTTAATACGGAACTCTTGCGGCACTACGCAGTGCAATTCCAGCTAGGCTTAGGAAAAAGCCCTGGAGACATCATGGCCCATTTTGGTTTAAGACGCCTGGGGAACATCGGTAAACACGCCCAGAAATGGCGACGCCAGGAGGAGCAGGACAATTCCAAGTCATGA
- a CDS encoding peptidylprolyl isomerase, with amino-acid sequence MANVTSEVQEALKNIDFEKNSYELTFETSMGDINLEFYPEIAPGHCGNMIALAKVGYYDNLTFHRIVPGFVIQGGCPDGTGMGGPGYTIDAEFNDKPHLPGVLSMARTNDPNSAGSQFFLCLEKVPYLDNQYTVFGATKDDESLAVVKAIGAVKTGAQDRPLEDVVIKKATVSEKAK; translated from the coding sequence ATGGCAAATGTAACAAGCGAAGTTCAGGAAGCCCTTAAAAACATTGACTTTGAGAAAAATTCCTACGAATTGACTTTCGAAACTTCGATGGGTGATATCAATCTTGAGTTCTATCCGGAAATTGCACCAGGACATTGTGGTAACATGATCGCCCTGGCAAAGGTTGGATATTATGACAATCTTACGTTTCACCGTATCGTACCCGGCTTTGTGATTCAGGGTGGATGTCCTGATGGCACTGGTATGGGTGGCCCCGGATACACGATCGATGCTGAGTTTAACGACAAGCCTCACCTTCCAGGTGTGCTGTCTATGGCCCGAACTAATGACCCCAACTCTGCAGGATCACAATTTTTTCTTTGCCTGGAGAAGGTGCCTTATTTGGATAACCAATACACTGTCTTTGGAGCGACCAAGGATGATGAAAGCCTGGCAGTAGTTAAGGCGATCGGCGCCGTGAAAACTGGTGCTCAGGACCGCCCACTGGAAGATGTTGTTATCAAAAAGGCAACTGTCTCAGAAAAAGCGAAGTAA
- a CDS encoding sulfite oxidase heme-binding subunit YedZ, whose amino-acid sequence MVKSSIVKLDSFFVAILLGGPLYYWLYLGFSDGLGANPVEAITHETGVWALNLLVLSLTLTPLQVHLKWRRLGRYRRAVGLSVFFYGTLHALSYVVLDHGGDVNLMLEDITERKFMAAGMLAYLLLVPLAITSNHWSVRAMGYRRWKRLHLLAYGAGAMAILHFVWLVKSDYQEPMLYGTVFLVVLLLRPALAPKKIFKYLAALIGK is encoded by the coding sequence ATGGTGAAATCATCGATTGTAAAACTCGATAGCTTTTTTGTGGCAATCCTTCTGGGTGGCCCACTTTATTATTGGCTCTATCTGGGGTTTAGCGATGGACTTGGTGCCAATCCGGTGGAGGCTATAACCCATGAAACGGGAGTTTGGGCTCTCAACCTTTTGGTTCTAAGCCTTACTTTGACCCCTCTTCAAGTTCATCTTAAATGGCGTAGGCTGGGACGCTATCGTCGAGCTGTTGGGCTGTCGGTGTTCTTTTACGGAACTCTACACGCCTTGTCCTATGTCGTTCTCGATCATGGTGGCGATGTGAATCTTATGCTTGAAGACATCACAGAGCGGAAGTTCATGGCGGCAGGAATGCTGGCTTATCTTCTACTTGTTCCATTGGCGATCACATCTAATCACTGGTCTGTTAGAGCGATGGGGTATCGGCGTTGGAAACGACTCCATCTCCTGGCTTATGGTGCTGGGGCGATGGCAATACTGCACTTTGTCTGGCTCGTGAAGTCGGACTATCAGGAGCCCATGCTTTATGGAACTGTATTTCTAGTCGTCCTTCTGCTTCGGCCGGCGCTTGCGCCGAAAAAAATCTTTAAGTACTTGGCTGCACTCATCGGCAAATAA
- the tadA gene encoding tRNA adenosine(34) deaminase TadA, with protein MPSHDDERWMALALSLARSAAMIDEVPVGAVITFQDRLLCTGLNLRETLQDPTAHAELLAIKKAAKLLGTWRLVDCDLFVTLEPCVMCSGAIFQSRFRRVVYGTADPKGGALGSLYSIHQDERLNHAFPVEHGLFADECSQVLKDFFRRKRRPKQKDD; from the coding sequence ATTCCAAGTCATGACGATGAGCGCTGGATGGCATTAGCCTTGAGCCTAGCTCGATCCGCAGCCATGATCGATGAAGTTCCTGTGGGAGCCGTCATCACCTTCCAAGATCGCCTTCTTTGTACAGGTCTAAATCTGCGCGAAACGCTACAAGATCCCACAGCCCATGCAGAACTCCTGGCCATCAAGAAGGCAGCAAAACTCTTGGGTACGTGGCGTTTGGTGGACTGCGACCTGTTCGTCACCCTCGAACCCTGCGTCATGTGCAGTGGGGCGATTTTTCAAAGCCGCTTCCGTCGGGTTGTTTACGGCACAGCCGACCCTAAAGGTGGGGCCTTGGGAAGCCTCTACTCCATCCATCAGGACGAGCGCCTCAATCACGCCTTTCCAGTAGAGCATGGTTTATTTGCCGATGAGTGCAGCCAAGTACTTAAAGATTTTTTTCGGCGCAAGCGCCGGCCGAAGCAGAAGGACGACTAG